From Pseudomonadota bacterium, one genomic window encodes:
- a CDS encoding DeoR/GlpR family DNA-binding transcription regulator: MTPLNNRQLDILKQAREHGRVWVDELVRQYAVTPQTVRRDLTLLCDQRHLARTHGGAILAGGSMNLGYGARRLLAQQEKAAIGAHVAREVPDGSSLFINLGTTTEAVAGALCAHGGLMVVTNNLNVANILADGSDADVIVAGGQLRRSDGGLVGEATADFVRQFKVDIGIIGASAIDPDGSFLDYDYREVRVAQAIMANARRVFLVADHSKLARGAPVRIGHLADVDAFFTDAALSPALVADCRSWQTTVHICVADGPAEP; encoded by the coding sequence GTGACTCCCCTCAACAACCGTCAGCTCGATATCCTGAAACAGGCACGGGAGCACGGGCGTGTGTGGGTTGACGAGCTGGTTCGGCAGTACGCCGTCACCCCGCAAACCGTGCGACGTGACCTCACGTTGCTCTGCGACCAGCGACACCTGGCGCGAACACACGGTGGGGCCATTCTCGCAGGCGGGTCGATGAACCTCGGCTACGGCGCGCGTCGCTTGCTTGCGCAGCAGGAGAAGGCGGCCATTGGCGCGCACGTCGCGCGTGAGGTGCCGGATGGGTCCAGCCTGTTCATCAACCTCGGCACCACCACCGAAGCGGTTGCGGGCGCGCTCTGCGCGCACGGTGGACTCATGGTGGTGACCAACAACCTCAACGTGGCCAACATTCTGGCGGACGGCAGCGATGCGGACGTCATCGTCGCCGGGGGCCAGTTGCGTCGCAGCGACGGGGGTCTGGTGGGTGAGGCGACCGCCGATTTCGTCCGCCAGTTCAAGGTCGATATCGGCATTATCGGCGCCTCGGCGATCGACCCCGATGGCTCGTTTCTCGACTACGACTACCGCGAGGTGCGCGTTGCGCAGGCGATCATGGCCAACGCACGGCGTGTCTTTCTGGTTGCGGACCACAGCAAGTTGGCGCGCGGTGCACCCGTGCGGATCGGTCACCTGGCAGACGTCGATGCGTTTTTCACCGACGCTGCGCTCAGCCCGGCACTGGTGGCCGACTGCCGGTCCTGGCAAACCACAGTGCACATCTGCGTGGCCGACGGCCCCGCTGAGCCCTGA